CATTTTAGCTTTTAGAGAGGGTAAACTTGCTGACTTGTTGGGACATGTTGCTAGCATCACTTAGTAGATTGTCATTTAGCAAAGCAATCTGTTGTGATATCTCCTGCGTATGGTGATAGATTTCAGTAATTTTCATCGCATTACGGTTAACTTCTTCGGCCACCGCTGATTGTTCATGTGTTGAAGCGGCAATTTGCTGGTTCATGCTGTCAATCACACCAACGTGTTGAGCAATCAATTTAAGCTCATTGCCTGCATGTTGAGATTCTGTAACACTTTGTTGCGCTTGTTCTTGGCCTCGTGTCATTGCGCTAACCGCAATGGCTGCACCGGCTTTAAGCCTATCGGTCATCGTTTTAATATCTTCAGTAGAACGTTGTGAGCGCTGCGCTAAGCTACGAACTTCATCTGCAACAACAGCAAAGCCACGACCTTGTTCGCCTGCTCTAGCGGCTTCGATTGCCGCATTTAATGCGAGTAAATTAGTTTGGTCAGCAATGGAGCTGATGACCGCTAAAATGGTCACAATGTCTTGTACATCTTTATCTAGACGTTCAATACTTTGCGCGGCATCGGCTATTTCTCTAGCCAACAATTGAATTGCATCACTGGTTTTACTAACGTCGTGGTTACCACTTTGCACTTCGATATTGGCATTGGCTGACGCCTCTGAAACTTGCACTGCATTGGCGGCAATTTCGTGAACCGTTGCGCTCATTTCAGTCATAGCTGATGCGACTTGCTCCGCTTCTGATGAACCTTGCTGAACATCGGCTTGCATTGAGCGAGTAAAACCATTCATTTGTTCGACCGCATGAACCAAGCTAATGGCATTACCGCGCACTTGGGTTATAACGTGTTCAAACTCGGCCATCATTTGATTAAATGCTATCGAAATTTGGCCAAACTCATCATCTGACTGATGGGCTATACGAGTGGTTAAATCAAACTGAGTGCCGGCATGTAACACTTGCTTATGTAGCTGGCTCAAGCTGCGATGCAAGTATCCTGAAACAATTATGCTCACCATAATCACAAACAGTAGCGCCAATAATAAAATACTACCCGTGATATACATATGTTGGGTAGCTTGTGACAGTTTATCTTGACTTAACTGTGACAAATCTTGGTTGAACTGTTTTTCTAGTTGGGTTAAGAGCTCAATTCGAGTCGTTGCTGTCTTAAACCAATCTTCAGGGTTTTGCTGCGCCATTGCAGTACTGTCTTGAGCAAAGGCAATTTCTCGAAGTTGATTAACGTTCGCCATGGCACTATTTTGTTGAGCTTGTTTGAATACTTGGATATTTTCTGGGCTGGCTGCGGCAATAAATCGCTCGGCATATGTTTGTTGTTCTGCTACTAAGGTGACAAATTTGCGATATAAACCCGGTGCAAATTTATTATGACCAAAAGTCGTACTAAGTACTGCTCGCTCTATTCCTGCACGTTCTTTTAATTGTAAAAATGCGCCGAATGATTTGAGCTTTATACCTATTTGGCTGTCTACACTTTGACTAGCCGCACTATCAACCATCGATAATAGTAACGTATTGATGTGGGTGTAATAGCTTACTTGGTCGGCAACGCTGATGTTAAGAGCACTGACGTTATTGCGCATTTTATCAAGTTGATTTAAGGCTGAGGCAACTTCGTCGTAAGTAGATTGCAATTGTTGAGGAAAATCATCTTGCTGGGCAAAAAGGTTAAAACGTTGGATCTGCAAATCGGTTTCAGAACGTTGTGTTGATAAATTATCTTTAAATGCTTGCCCTTTTGAACCGAGAAAACCGGCACTCATGCCGCGCTCTTTTTGCAGCTCATGCACTAATGAGCTATTGATAATGGCGACTTGAGTGAGGTCGATAACCAATGCTAATTGATGTTGAGTTTTGTATTCATTTGTAAGGTACATACCACCAAATAGAATACTAGTGAGTAAAGGGGGAATAACCAGTAAAGCCAGTTTGCGCGAAATATTGAGATTGCTAATCCATTGCCAATTCATACATCATCCTTTTAAAACTCTTTCGGTAAATACGTTTTTCTACATCAAACCATAAACCACATTGATAGATTTAGGTAAAGACTTTACAACAAACTCAGATCTAGCTCACAGCTAATTTAGTTTCTTTTAATTTAATAATGCTTTAAATACATATAATTGAGTAGTTACTATCTTTTCTCCTGCGTGAATGCAATCTGCATCTCAGACGATGAAATTGAGTGAATGAATTTAGCGTGTAAAGTTACCGCGATAAAACCAACTGAAAACGACTCTTCTCACTATCGATAACGATTTATAAACGGAGGCAAAACTCACTGATCAATTCAGGCCATTCATTCACCTCATCTATCGAGGCTGCAATGTGTAAGGTCGAATTAGGTATTATGGCATGTAATTGAATGGCGGTTTCTATGGGATGGGTTTTATCGCCGTGCCACGCTAAAATCAGCGTTGGCATTGTCAGTTCAGCAAGTTGCTGCTTATTGGGCAGATCGTTAAGGGCAGCAGCGCGAAATAACTGATCGAGCGTTTGACGTGTCATTAGCTTTAACCCGTCGAGCATGCCTAACACGCTATGTTCATGACCATTAATCAGCCAACTTGGGAGCAATTTATCCCAATGTTTAGCGTTTATTTTGGCTAAACCTTTACCACCAAAAATGCGCGCTGCTTTGGCAATTTTATGATAATCGCCTACTTGTGCTGCACGAGCATGCCATGCTGTGGGCGGATTCATCAAGATTAATCCTTTTACTTTATGCGGATGTTTTAAAGCGGCGAACAAACACGTTGCACTGCCCATTGATTGACCGCCTAAAATAAGCGCTGATGGCGTACTAAAGTGGGTTGCAATACTTATCATGTCATTTGCTAGTTCTGGCCATAAATAGTCTTCTACACACTTACCTGCAGAAGATAAGCCATGGCCGACAGCATCATATCGAATCAGCTGTAATTTTTTAGGAAACCGATGCCAGGCATATAAGCCAATCGCATCTTCACTTTGGATACTGCCGGTTGACCCATGAGCCCATATCAGAGTTTGTCCTGTACCATTAATGGAACAATTAAATTGATTGATATTAAATTGCTCTGTCATGATGCGGCGCTCCTAATGAGGTTATTTATCCTCTTACTATTTCAATCAATCTATTAATAAATAATTTGATTGCATCTGTGGTATCAAACCGAAATGCTAAACCGTAATGAATTTCACTTAAGCCTTTGTTGCGACGAGTTGGAAATCGGGTCATTTGGGCATTATGATAGTAGTCATATTTTGCATGAACCCCGTCAATGGTAGCCAATTCTGTTGAAAAGATCTCAAATGCTGGACGAATGATCAGCAATGGCGTTTTTCCTTCTACATGCAAATAAACCGGCTCTTTTAACTCAGGTAACATGTATTCGGTGACATTCTTAATATTAAAATTAGTACGACATTGCAGTTCATTCAAGGTTGATGCGACTTGTTCAAGGGTGATGCTCATAAAGTAGATGCCTGTGCTGGGGAATGTCATTGATTTATATCACTAGAGTATATGGCCTAGCCGAGTAAATAAAAACAAAAAGCCCCGAACTATTGTTCAGGGCTAATGGTCTTAATCAGTGGGCATTAGTTACCAATAATGCTGGTTACCGACAGTACTGGTTATTAAACCAGAATTACGCGTCAATACCTTTGCTCACTAAGAATTCGTCGTAAGTGCCTTTAAAGTCATTAATTCCGTTAGGAGTCACTTCAAGAATACGAGTGGCAAGTGATGATACGAATGCGCGGTCATGAGACACGAACATTAACGTCCCTTCGTATTTTTCAAGCGCGTTGTTTAATGACTCAATCGATTCCATGTCCATGTGGTTGGTTGGCTCATCGAGTAATAAAATGTTCGGCTTTTGCATGATAAGTTTACCGAAATACATCCGGCCTTTCTCACCACCAGATAATACTTTAACTGACTTTTTAATGTCATCTGCACCAAACAACATACGGCCTAAAATACCGCGTACAGATTGATCATCGTCATTTTCTTTGCGCCATTGGCTCATCCATTCGAACAAGGTCATTTCGTTAGCAAAATCTGCTTCATGGTCCTGGGCGTAGTAACCAATATTGGCATTTTCAGACCAATTAATGGTGCCATCGTCTTGCGGGATATCATGTACTAACGTACGTAATAAAGTGGTTTTACCCACACCATTTTGACCCAAAATAGCAATACGTTCACCCACTTCAACCATAAGGTTAAGCTTGCTGAACAATGGTATGTCGTAACCTTTGGCTAAGTTTTCAACCACTAATGCATTACGGAACAATTTCTTTTCTTGTTCGAAACGAATAAACGGATTGACGCGGCTTGATGCTTTAATGTCATCTAGCTTAATTTTATCAATTTGCTTAGCGCGTGATGTAGCTTGTTTTGCTTTTGATGCGTTGGCAGAAAAACGGGCTACGAA
This region of Shewanella livingstonensis genomic DNA includes:
- a CDS encoding methyl-accepting chemotaxis protein → MNWQWISNLNISRKLALLVIPPLLTSILFGGMYLTNEYKTQHQLALVIDLTQVAIINSSLVHELQKERGMSAGFLGSKGQAFKDNLSTQRSETDLQIQRFNLFAQQDDFPQQLQSTYDEVASALNQLDKMRNNVSALNISVADQVSYYTHINTLLLSMVDSAASQSVDSQIGIKLKSFGAFLQLKERAGIERAVLSTTFGHNKFAPGLYRKFVTLVAEQQTYAERFIAAASPENIQVFKQAQQNSAMANVNQLREIAFAQDSTAMAQQNPEDWFKTATTRIELLTQLEKQFNQDLSQLSQDKLSQATQHMYITGSILLLALLFVIMVSIIVSGYLHRSLSQLHKQVLHAGTQFDLTTRIAHQSDDEFGQISIAFNQMMAEFEHVITQVRGNAISLVHAVEQMNGFTRSMQADVQQGSSEAEQVASAMTEMSATVHEIAANAVQVSEASANANIEVQSGNHDVSKTSDAIQLLAREIADAAQSIERLDKDVQDIVTILAVISSIADQTNLLALNAAIEAARAGEQGRGFAVVADEVRSLAQRSQRSTEDIKTMTDRLKAGAAIAVSAMTRGQEQAQQSVTESQHAGNELKLIAQHVGVIDSMNQQIAASTHEQSAVAEEVNRNAMKITEIYHHTQEISQQIALLNDNLLSDASNMSQQVSKFTLSKS
- a CDS encoding alpha/beta fold hydrolase, which encodes MTEQFNINQFNCSINGTGQTLIWAHGSTGSIQSEDAIGLYAWHRFPKKLQLIRYDAVGHGLSSAGKCVEDYLWPELANDMISIATHFSTPSALILGGQSMGSATCLFAALKHPHKVKGLILMNPPTAWHARAAQVGDYHKIAKAARIFGGKGLAKINAKHWDKLLPSWLINGHEHSVLGMLDGLKLMTRQTLDQLFRAAALNDLPNKQQLAELTMPTLILAWHGDKTHPIETAIQLHAIIPNSTLHIAASIDEVNEWPELISEFCLRL